A stretch of Lactuca sativa cultivar Salinas chromosome 6, Lsat_Salinas_v11, whole genome shotgun sequence DNA encodes these proteins:
- the LOC111897722 gene encoding receptor-like protein EIX1: MNPCASIIFSLFLVLLVTATTSQLVAVGEGGDDRNRVNMKKCFDNERLALLLFKAPLHDTYDTLSTWRSDQHDCCKWSGVECSNQTGHVTKLELNNFFSQDGLGGEISHSLTYLNLLDLSDNSFHGTIPTFIGSLTRLRYLSLSSNSLYGTIPSQFGNLTNLQYLHLDSAGSCRVENMEWLSHLSHLEDLRMDGISLANANNWVGVISSLPKLLSLSLDGCELSQVMYPYSSFHNSSSSIEYLFLTNNNLNSSMYRWLLPLTSNKLSSLLLSGNMLDGIPKYLGNLCSLERLYIVNNSAVVKFPDFLNNLSGCTSLTLQMLITRGSQFTGSLSDEIQKFASLESLYLSDNQLNGSISEKLWELPRLQILDLSSNNLTVPSTYHLSSLSYVKVIGLMSCKIGPHFPKWIHTLKNLTSLDLSNTEISDTTPLEFWATWPSQLEYLNLSSNNISGKVPDLLSNFANLSVIDLSSNNFHGPIPNVASTLASLDLSRNKFSGGISFICQIVGGFLSFLDLSHNSLTGQLPDCLWHFKQLKIVNLGHNNLFGRLPPSVEYLINLKVLHLYKNELSGELPLSLKNCTSLNSLNLGANKFSGNVPVWIGENLTGLYVLILRSNNFIGTIPSKLCQLANLQILDLSMNNLYGTIPSYLSNLTSMVLQGFSQDIKVYRTEGGQTYVWTTYVDNAMIRWQGDEREFFNTLKLVKSIDLSSNNLAGQIPYEITNLHDLISLNLSNNDLFGDIPQKIGDMKNLLTLDLSRNNFSGQIPSSMSQMSLLNYLDMSFNNLKGRIPSSTQLQSFEPSRYDGNVGLCGPPLNKKCPDDEDLKVPPVVGESVGDGEGGDEIWGWFYIGGGTGFATGFWIACGALLVNRRGRHAFFHCYDNFKDRVYVKVVAFISNLQKARQM; this comes from the coding sequence atgaaTCCTTGTGCTTCTATAATTTTCTCACTTTTCTTGGTACTCCTTGTGACTGCAACTACCAGCCAATTGGTAGCAGTGGGAGAAGGAGGAGATGATAGAAATCGTGTTAATATGAAAAAGTGTTTCGATAATGAGAGACTTGCGCTCCTTCTCTTCAAAGCTCCCCTTCACGACACTTATGATACTCTCTCTACATGGAGATCTGACCAACATGACTGCTGTAAATGGAGTGGAGTTGAGTGCAGCAACCAAACTGGTCATGTCACAAAGCTTGAACTCAACAACTTCTTTTCACAGGATGGTCTTGGAGGTGAGATTAGCCATTCCTTAACCTACTTGAATCTTCTTGATCTTTCTGACAATTCATTTCATGGAACCATTCCCACTTTCATTGGTTCTTTGACTCGATTAAGGTACCTTTCCCTTTCCAGTAACTCTCTTTATGGAACCATTCCTTCACAGTTTGGAAACCTCACCAACTTGCAATACCTTCATCTTGATTCTGCTGGAAGTTGTAGAGTTGAAAACATGGAGTGGTTGTCTCATCTCTCTCATTTGGAGGATCTGAGAATGGATGGGATTTCCCTTGCGAATGCAAATAATTGGGTAGGTGTAATTTCGAGTCTCCCAAAACTGTTGAGTTTAAGTTTAGATGGATGTGAGCTGTCACAGGTCATGTATCCATATTCTTCTTTTCACAACTCTTCTTCATCTATTGAATACCTTTTTCTTACAAACAACAATCTGAACTCATCCATGTATCGCTGGTTGCTTCCATTAACCAGCAATAAGCTTAGTTCTCTTCTTCTCTCTGGCAATATGTTAGATGGGATACCCAAATACCTTGGGAACCTCTGTAGTTTGGAACGTTTGTACATCGTTAACAACTCTGCTGTTGTCAAATTTCCTGATTTTCTCAACAACTTGTCTGGATGCACGTCCTTGACCTTACAAATGTTGATTACTCGAGGTAGCCAATTTACAGGGTCACTGTCCGATGAGATCCAGAAGTTTGCATCCCTAGAATCTCTGTACCTATCTGATAATCAGTTAAATGGAAGTATAAGTGAGAAACTGTGGGAACTACCCAGGCTCCAAattcttgatctttcttctaatAATCTTACAGTTCCTTCCACATATCACTTGTCAAGCCTTTCTTATGTAAAGGTTATTGGTCTGATGTCTTGTAAGATAGGGCCTCACTTCCCAAAATGGATTCATACACTCAAAAATCTTACCAGTCTTGATCTTTCCAATACTGAAATTTCAGACACAACTCCTCTCGAGTTTTGGGCCACATGGCCTTCTCAATTAGAATATCTGAATCTCTCTTCCAACAACATTAGTGGGAAAGTACCAGATTTATTATCAAATTTTGCCAACCTTTCTGTGATAGATTTGAGTTCCAACAACTTTCATGGTCCAATACCAAATGTTGCTTCCACTTTGGCATCATTAGATCTTTCCAGAAACAAGTTTTCTGGGGGAATCTCGTTTATATGCCAGATTGTTGGTGGGTTCTTGTCATTTCTTGACCTCTCTCATAACTCATTAACTGGACAACTCCCCGACTGTTTGTGGCATTTCAAACAACTAAAAATTGTTAATCTGGGGCACAACAATCTCTTTGGAAGGCTTCCTCCCTCTGTTGAATATCTGATCAATCTCAAGGTATTGCATTTATACAAGAATGAATTATCTGGCGAATTGCCTTTGTCATTAAAGAATTGCACGAGTTTAAACTCGTTGAATTTGGGAGCCAACAAGTTCTCTGGTAATGTGCCTGTCTGGATTGGGGAAAACTTAACAGGATTGTATGTTCTTATCCTAAGATCAAACAACTTCATTGGAACCATCCCTTCAAAATTATGTCAATTAGCAAATCTTCAAATTCTAGACTTGTCAATGAACAATCTCTATGGAACCATACCCTCGTATTTGAGTAATCTTACGAGCATGGTTCTACAAGGATTCTCACAAGATATAAAGGTATATAGAACTGAAGGAGGTCAAACATATGTTTGGACGACATATGTTGACAATGCGATGATTAGGTGGCAAGGAGATGAACGGGAATTCTTTAACACTCTAAAATTGGTGAAGAGCATTGACCTTTCAAGCAACAATTTAGCAGGACAAATCCCATACGAAATTACCAATCTTCATGACTTGATTTCTCTAAACTTGTCAAACAACGATCTATTTGGAGATATTCCACAGAAAATTGGTGATATGAAAAATCTTTTGACTTTGGATTTATCTAGAAACAATTTTTCAGGGCAGATACCATCAAGCATGTCTCAGATGAGCTTACTGAATTACCTAGACATGTCATTTAATAACTTGAAAGGGAGAATCCCATCTAGCACACAGCTCCAGTCCTTTGAACCTTCAAGATACGATGGAAATGTAGGACTATGTGGACCTCCTCTTAACAAAAAATGTCCTGATGATGAAGATTTAAAAGTGCCACCTGTCGTTGGTGAAAGTGTGGGTGATGGGGAAGGTGGAGATGAAATTTGGGGATGGTTTTATATTGGTGGGGGGACCGGTTTTGCTACTGGATTTTGGATAGCATGTGGCGCTTTACTTGTCAACCGTCGTGGAAGACATGCTTTTTTTCACTGTTATGATAACTTCAAAGATAGGGTTTATGTGAAGGTAGTGGCATTCATTTCAAATTTACAAAAGGCTAGACAGATGTAG
- the LOC111897723 gene encoding receptor-like protein EIX2: protein MKISVSLKTLQHQLTCTDALLKTMNLELQAVAAVREMNDQKDISVNGDNTSTKQQTANRCMHPIRSQYEKNYLIIVSNLTVKSLSNTSWERRKRDLPSLIKAPLQDPDGRLSSWTVEDDECCKWSGVTCNNQTGCVIGLDFRYGQLGGELSHSLLNLTYSNHLDLHYNFLNGTIPRSISSLRELRYLDLSSNSLYGTIPPDFGNLTNLQVLSVRYVGGCRVENIEWLSRLSHLEKLQMDGISLAKANEWVDVILSLPKLSWLSLGRCELSQVMYPYSSSFLNSSSSSSIEDLDLSGNNLTSSMYHWLFPLTSNKLQCLYLSDNILDGMPKYLGNLCSLEQLEFNNNSSVVKFPDFLHNLSGRATLILQGLFARDNKFTGSLSDEIQKFSSLQYLYLSRSQLNGSISEKLWKLPRLEYLDLSYNNLTVPSKYHLSRLSYLQSIYLRSCKLLGPRFPKWIQTFKNLTVLDISTTGISDTAPLEFWDMWPSQLQYLNLSSNNISETVLDLSSNFANDSEIDLSSNRFSGPIPNVSSTLSTLNLSRNNCFTGGISFICQIVGGFLSFLDLSHNSLIGQLPDCLWRFKGLQVLNIGHNNLFGRIPPSIGSLIQLKVLYLYENDFSGGLPLSLKTCTSLKSLNLGANKFSRNVPVWIGENLSGLYVLILRSNNFFGTIPLELCQLENVQILDLSMNNLHGSIPSCFSNLTSMVQQGFSQGLDHYKIESRYSYEPEIYVDHAMIEWQGDEREFFSTVKLVKSIDLSSNKLTGQLPYEITNIYDLIVMNLSKNALFGEIPEKIGEIKKRLTLDLSRNSFSGHIPPSMSQMTLLNYLDVSFNNLSGRIPTSTQLQSFQPSRYDGNTRLCGPPLTKKMSRR from the exons ATGAAAATTTCTGTATCT TTAAAAACACTGCAACATCAACTCACCTGCACAGATGCATTGCTTAAAACCATGAATTTGGAGCTTCAAGCAGTGGCTGCAGTACGTGAGATGAATGACCAAAAGGATATATCAGtg AATGGTGACAACACTTCTACCAAACAACAAACTGCAAATAGATGTATGCATCCAATAAGAAGTCAAT ATGAGAAAAATTACTTGATTATTGTTTCAAATTTAACTGTGAAATCTTTATCCAATACTTCTTGGGAGCGTAGAAA GAGAGACTTGCCCTCCTTAATTAAAGCTCCCCTTCAAGACCCTGATGGTCGTCTCTCTTCATGGACAGTAGAAGATGATGAATGCTGTAAATGGAGTGGAGTCACGTGCAACAACCAAACAGGTTGTGTCATAGGGCTTGATTTTAGGTATGGTCAACTTGGAGGTGAGTTAAGCCATTCATTGCTAAACTTAACCTACTCAAATCATCTTGATCTTCACTACAATTTTTTGAATGGAACCATTCCCAGGTCCATTAGTTCCTTAAGAGAATTAAGGTATCTTGACCTTTCATCTAACTCTCTTTATGGAACCATTCCTCCAGATTTTGGAAACCTCACCAACTTGCAAGTGCTTTCCGTTAGATATGTTGGAGGATGTAGAGTTGAAAACATAGAGTGGTTATCTCGTCTCTCTCATTTGGAGAAACTTCAAATGGATGGAATTTCCCTAGCCAAAGCAAATGAATGGGTAGATGTAATTCTGAGTCTCCCAAAACTATCATGGTTAAGTTTAGGGAGATGTGAGCTGTCACAAGTCATGTATCCATATTCTTCTTCATTTctcaactcttcttcttcttcatctattGAAGACCTTGATCTTAGTGGTAACAATCTCACATCATCCATGTATCATTGGTTGTTCCCATTAACTAGCAATAAGCTCCAGTGCCTTTATCTGTCTGACAATATTTTAGATGGGATGCCCAAATATCTTGGTAACCTCTGTAGTTTGGAGCAGTTGGAATTCAATAACAACTCTAGTGTTGTCAAATTTCCTGATTTTCTCCACAACTTGTCTGGACGTGCAACACTTATATTACAAGGGTTGTTTGCTCGAGACAACAAATTTACAGGGTCGTTGTCCGATgagattcaaaagttttcatccCTACAATACTTGTACCTGTCTCGTAGTCAATTAAATGGAAGTATAAGTGAGAAATTATGGAAACTACCAAGGCTTGAATACCTTGACCTTTCTTATAATAATCTTACAGTTCCTTCCAAGTACCACTTGTCACGCCTTTCTTATCTACAATCTATTTATCTGAGGTCTTGCAAGCTGCTAGGGCCTCGCTTCCCCAAATGGATTCAGACATTCAAAAATCTTACCGTTCTTGACATTTCTACTACTGGAATTTCAGACACAGCTCCTCTCGAGTTTTGGGACATGTGGCCTTCTCAATTACAATATCTGAATCTCTCATCCAACAACATTAGCGAGACAGTACTGGATTTATCATCAAATTTTGCCAACGATTCAGAGATAGATTTGAGTTCCAACAGGTTTTCTGGTCCGATACCAAATGTTTCTTCCACTTTGTCAACATTAAATCTTTCCAGAAACAATTGTTTCACTGGAGGAATCTCCTTTATATGCCAAATTGTTGGTGGGTTCTTATCATTTCTTGACCTCTCTCATAACTCATTAATCGGACAACTCCCAGACTGTTTGTGGCGTTTCAAAGGACTACAAGTTCTTAATATTGGACACAACAATCTCTTTGGACGGATTCCTCCCTCCATTGGATCTTTGATACAACTCAAGGTGTTATATTTATACGAGAACGACTTCTCTGGAGGATTGCCTTTGTCATTAAAAACTTGCACAAGTCTAAAGTCGTTGAATTTGGGGGCCAACAAGTTTTCTCGTAATGTTCCTGTCTGGATTGGGGAAAATTTATCGGGGTTGTATGTTCTTATCCTGAGATCAAACAACTTCTTCGGAACCATCCCTTTAGAATTATGTCAATTAGAAAATGTTCAAATTCTAGACTTGTCAATGAACAATCTCCATGGAAGCATCCCCTCATGTTTCAGTAATCTTACGAGCATGGTTCAACAAGGATTCTCACAAGGTTTAGATCATTATAAAATTGAAAGTAGGTATTCATATGAACCTGAGATATATGTTGACCATGCTATGATTGAGTGGCAAGGAGATGAACGTGAATTCTTTAGCACTGTGAAATTGGTGAAGAGCATTGACCTGTCAAGCAACAAACTAACAGGACAACTCCCATATGAAATTACCAATATTTATGACTTAATTGTCATGAACTTGTCAAAGAATGCTTTATTTGGAGAGATTCCAGAAAAAATTGGTGAGATAAAAAAGCGTTTGACTTTAGATTTATCCAGAAACAGTTTTTCAGGGCATATACCACCAAGCATGTCTCAAATGACTTTATTGAATTATCTAGACGTTTCATTTAATAACTTGTCAGGGAGAATCCCAACGAGCACTCAACTCCAGTCCTTTCAACCTTCAAGATATGATGGAAACACAAGACTATGTGGACCTCCTCTTACCAAAAAAATGTCCAGGAGATAA